The following DNA comes from Pseudophryne corroboree isolate aPseCor3 chromosome 8, aPseCor3.hap2, whole genome shotgun sequence.
ccaggaggacacaatgctctgctcctgctcttccctcatactgtatgattaccatcacctgtgctgtaccctaatactgacccagtgctcatacctgtgtcacacctcccaacatgacctctccaggaggacacaatgctctgctcctgctcttccctcttactgtatgattaccatcacctgtgctgtaccctaatacttaccctgtgctcatacctatgtcatacctcccaacatgacctctccaggaggacacaatgctctgctcctgctcttccctcatactgtatgattaccatcacctgtgctgtaccctaatactgacccagtgctcatacctatgtcatacctcccaacatgttcctctccaggaggacacaatgctctgctcctgctcttccctcttacggtatgattaccatcacctgtgctgtaccctaatactgacccagtgctcatacctatgtcatacctcccaacatgacctccccaggaggacacaatgctctgctcctgctcttccctcttactgtatgattaccatctcctgtgctgtaccctaatactgacccagtgctcatacctatgtcatacctcccaacatgacctctccaggagggacacaatgctctgctcctgctcttccctcttactgtatgatcaccatcacctgtgctgtaccctaatactgacccagtgctcatacctatgtcatacctcccaacatgacctctccaggaggacacaatgctctgctcctgctcttccctcttactgtatgattaccatcacctgtgctgtaccctaatactggcccagtgctcatacctatgtcatacctcccaacatgaccctctccaggagggacacaatgctctgctcctgctcttccctcttactgtatgattaccatcacctgtgctgtaccccaatactgacccagtgctcatacctatgtcatacctcccaacatgttcctctccaggaggacacaatgctctgctcctgctcttccctcttactgtatgattaccatctcctgtgctgtaccctaatactgacccagtgctcatacctatgtcatacctcccaacatgacctctccaggagggacacaatgctctgctcctgctcttccctcttactgtatgatcaccatcacctgtgctgtaccctaatactgacccagtgctcatacctatgtcatacctcccaacatgaccctctccaggagaacacaatgctctgctcctgctctcccctcttactgtatgattaccatcacctgtgctgtactctaatactgacccagtgctcatacctgtgtcacacctcccaacatgaccctctccaggaggacacaatgctctgctcctgctcttccctcttactgtatgattaccatcacctgtgctgtaccctaatacttacccagtgctcatacctatgtcatacctcccaacatgacctctccaggaggacacaatgctctgctcctgctcttccctcttactgtatgattaccatctcctgtgctgtaccctaatactgacccagtgctcatacctatgtcatacctcccaacatgaccctctccaggaggacacaatgctctgctcctgctcttccctcttactgtatgattaccatcacctgtgctgtaccctaatactgacccagtgctcatacctatgtcataccacccaacatgacctctccaggaggacacaatgctctgctcctggacttttctcttactgtatgattaccatcacctgtgctgtaccctaatactgacccagtgctcatacctatgtcatacctcccaacatgacctctccaggaggacacaatgctctgctcctggacttttctcttaatgtatgattgccatcacctgtgctgaacaggtaatggacaagaaaggtgtttcactacaggtgatggtaatcatacactaagagaaaagtccagagacAGAGTAttgcgtccctcctggagagggtcatgttgaggggTATGTGTATATTCTGCAGGCTGCTgtgtgaacgtgtgtgtgtgtataccgcaggctgctgtgtgaatgtgtgtgtgtataccgcaggctgtgtgaatgtgtgtgtgtgtacagtatgtaccgCAGGCTGCTGTGTGAACGTTGTGTATATACCGCAGGTGGCCGTGTGGACACGTGTATATACCGGAAGcaggtgtgtgaatgtgtgtgtatataccgcaGGCTGCTGTGTGGGCACGTGTATATACCGGAAGCaggtgtgtgaatgtgtgtatatACCACAGGtggctgtgtgaatgtgtgtgtgtatataccgcaggctgctgtgtgaatgtgtgtgtgtgtatataccgcaggctgctgtgtgaatgtgtgtgtatataccgcaggctgctgtgtgaatgtgtgtgtgtatataccgcaggctgctgtgtgaatgtgtgtgtgtgtatataccgcaggctgctgtgtgaatgtgtgtgtgtgtatataccgcaggctgctgtgtgaatgtgtgtgtatataccgcaggctgctgtgtgaatgtgtgtgtgtatataccgcaggctgctgtgtgaatgtgtgtgtgtatataccgcaggctgctgtgtgaatgtgtgtgtgtgtatgtaccgcaggctgctgtgtgaatgtgtgtatttaccgcaggctgctgtgtgaatgtgtgtgtgtgtgtgtgtgtgtatataccgcaggctgctgtgtgaatgtgtgtgtatataccgcaggctgctgtgtgaatgtgtgtatttaccgcaggctgctgtgtgaatgtgtgtatataccgcaggctgctgtgtgaatgtgtgtgtgtatataccgcaggctgctgtgtgaatgtgtgtgtgtgtatttaccgcaggctgctgtgtgaatgtgtgtgtgtgtgtgtgtgtgtgaatgtgtgtatttaccgcaggctgctgtgtgaatgtgtgtatataccgcaggctgctgtgtgaatgtgtgtgtatatacagcaggcggctgtgtgaatgtgtgtatataccgcaggctgctgtgtgaatgtgtgtatataccgcaggctgctgtgtgaatgtgtgtatataccgcaggctgctgtgtgaatgtgtgtgtatatacagcaggcggctgtgtgaatgtgtgtatataccgcaggctgctgtgtgaatgtgtgtatataccgcaggctgctgtgtgaatgtgtgtatttaccgcaggctgctgtgtgaatgtgtgtatataccgcaggctgctgtgtgaatgtgtgtgtgtatatacagcaggcggctgtgtgaatgtgtgtatataccgcaggctgctgtgtgaatgtgtgtgtatatacagcaggcggctgtgtgaatgtgtgtatataccgcaggctgctgtgtgaatgtgtgtgtgtatatacagcaggcggctgtgtgaatgtgtgtatataccgcaggtggctgtgtgaatgtgtgtatatatacagcaggcggctgtgtgaatgtgtgtatataccgcaggtggctgtgtgaatgtgtgtgtatatactgcaggcggctgtgtgaatgtgtgtatataccgcaggtggctgtgtgaatgtgtgtgtatatacagcaggcggctgtgtgaatgtgtgtatataccgcaggtggctgtgtgaatgtgtgtgtatatacagcaggtggctgtgtgaatgtgtgtgtatatacagcaggtggctgtgtgaatgtgtgtgtatatacagcaggcggctgtgtgaatgtgtgtatataccgcaggcggctgtgtgaatgtgtgtatataccgcagtcggctgtgtgaatgtgtgtgtatatacagcaggcggctgtgtgaatgtgtgtatatacagcaggCGGCTGTGTGAATGTGTGTATATACCGCAGGCGGCTGTGTGAATGTGTGTATATACCGCAGGCGGCTGTCTATATGATACATTTTGTGGCGTCTTTCTCAGGATAATGGATTCGGATGGGTTTGAGCCTCTTCTAGATCCTTCCAGGTCTCCGGACACTGAGAGTGAGCACAGCCGGTATCTCAGGTAAATTCCGCGCTGCTGATGAAATGTGATAGTTGTGTTACAGTGTGTAGTTGTGTTACATTGTGTCAGTCTGCTATACCCCGCGCTGTGCTGTACGGCCCTGTGCCCGGGTATTGGGGGATATACAGGAGGTGTCGCTGCCCGGGTTACGTTAGGGTCTATATTACAGCTGTCATCACACAAGCCGTAGCACACGGTCACACAGTCAGTGATTCATACGCCTCCTGACTACcagacatctggaaaacctgcagTGCTGAGGGCAGGTGCAGGAACCCATACACGAGGCGTATATTGCGTTACCGGTGCTCTTACAAGCTGCCACCAGTGTCAGTGGAAGTGTGGCTTAGTTCCTTGCTGAGATATTCCCGCCTTTGATAACTCTGCGTCAGGAGATCCGTGCTGCCGACACTGTCAGTAAATGGGATGGAACTTTTCTCTCGTCCCTTCCTGCAGCAAAGTCCGCAATGGGAATCTGTACTTGGTGACGTTCGCTGCGGTGTTGGGACCCCTGAGTTTCGGCTTCGTCCTGGGGTACAGCTCTCCGGCCATCTCCGACCTGAGGAATGCGGACGACCCTCGCTTAGTGCTGGATAAGGAGGCAGCGTCGTGGTTTGGGGTGAGTCACTCGGGCAGTGTGTCTGGCATTGCAGGATCCATCCACCGAGCCGGAGAGAGCATGTTATtagactttggggtctatgtaccaagccttggatggagataaagtggggagagataacgtacccagtcaatcagctcctaactgtcatgttacaggctgtttttgaaaaatgactggagctgattggctggtactttatttatctccattcaaggctttagtaaatagacccctaatgttACTTACAGGGGATGATCTAAAATAACAAAGTACCACTGACGGTGAATATAAAGTTTTGATGGCGACTACCCCACCTGTGTCCCTAACGCCGTTACTGCTGATTACATCATTAATAAACGCTCCCAGTGTGTACAAGGCAGCCTGTAACtctgggggaggtgtatcaagcggtggagaggttgcccatagcaattaaTTAGCGGCTACCGTCCATTTCATAGAAGgtgcttgataaatgctacctcagagCTTAACTGGTTGCTCCCGTTCTCCACTCTGTGCCTCGTACCTCATTCCTTACATATCTGTTAGGTGAAACCTCTATATCGCTGCTCGTACAGATGGAGAGGAAAGGTCTAATGTAATGTAAATCCTGTTCTGTACAGGGTATACGGCCGCTTTGTGCTCTGTATATATGTGATTCCTCTTTCGGCTTAGCGTCCCTTTACCCAGAGAGACATTTCCCCGTCTCCAGCTTATAATGCGGATTAACCCCGCTGCTGCCGGCCGGctgtctgtggtgtcactggtcatGGTCACGTTGTGGGAGAAAGGGCAGATAAACGAGAAGTGCTGACTTCCCATTTCCTGAGGTCATCCTCAGCCAGTCATTACACGTCAGTAAAGGTCGGGATCGTGCTGTGTCGGTACTTTCCCTGCTATCTAGCTGCGTCTGCTCATTTACAGAATAGTAACCTGTTACCTAGAAACCCAGAGTAACATCTGGACCCGAGATCGTCCAAGCCGCCGTCCCCTAATGACAGTAGGCGTCCGTATTATAGCTACAAATTGGGGGGACAGAAGCTCGGAATGATCTCAGACAGGCGGCAGATGGTAAATCGTCACCCCGGTAGGAGACGTTAGGTTCTTTTATGGAAATGAAGGATGCGGCTTTCGGAGGTAGATCTTAGATGGTACGTGAAGCTTAATTGCAGGGGGGTAAAAAAATTGCTGggtaacatacagatggagccctgctcatctatcccagcAGATAGatggcgcagcagagaaggctagatgtatGCTCCATCCGTATATACAGAAAGTGATGAAGGACAAGCTGGCAGGAAGTCTACACCCCAGGTAGGGCTCACCCAGGGGGTCCTGCAACCTACCTGGAGAAAGGTTAGGACCTGCGTGGACCCCAATGTTTGTCTGTACACTGATGCCTGGGGTTGGCGTTTGCTGGGATCAGTAGATCGGGTATAACAGACTCTGTACGTTCAGCCTTTGTCCCCAAATAACAAGGACAATGATTTATAAGAGAGTCTGAGCTTGCGGCACCCAGTGTTCCAGCAGAGAGAAATCAGTAACTGTAAGGGGGGGGTTTGACCTGTGCtcaaaaatgttaataaataaatgtcatTTGCACACGTTGTTCCAGGAGCGAGTTGTACCACTCTGTCAGGCCCTGTATCTCCTAATAAGTGTAATGAGAGGGACATGCTACCCACTGTGCGTCACTATATCCGGGCGCTTCTCAGGCGCTGCGATTGGTTCTGATGTGTAGGAGCGGCTTAACGGTTATGTTATAATTTCCCCATTGGTGGCTAAGCAGGATATCTGTCTACGTCTATCCACATCCCCCTAGCGCAAATTTATCGGAGACTTACCTGAGAGATtttcattttacacattttttactcCATTTTGAAGTCGCCTCAGGTCTTGGTATGTCATGTCGGCATTCAGTGTCAACAGTCTACACCAGAATGTTACATCGGCGTTGTGTGTCGATAGCATGCCGACACAGTCTCTTTTTATTATTTAAACCCAAACAATAAATCTATCATTACAATGTACTGCTGGCATGCATAGTGTCAACATAATGACACGTCGACTGTCAATATTCTGAATGTCTACATCATGACTGGATACCCAATTAATAGCTTGGGCCTTTATTCACGTCTGTTACGTGTAAGTTGAAGTGATGCGAATCTGTGCCAagaatggggaaccttcggcactcAAGCTGTTGcttaactacacataccagcatgccttgctacagttttgctatttggccatgctaaaactgttgcagggcatgctgggatgtgtagttcaacagctggagggccgaaggttccccatccctaatCTATGCGGTGTGTGGTGCTGCATTATAGTTTTCAGAATATTCTGAATCCCCCAATCGACGCGTCTGTTTGTTGATCCCAATATCTTAATATCCAACTCTAATAGGGGCTCCCAGCGAGATGAATAAACCCCAGGGTTTTGCACCATTGTCTGAGCTGTGATTGTAAATTGCGCCATTTCTCCCTCGCAGTCCATAGTGACGATCGGAGCGGCCGCTGGGGGGATATTTGGTGGCTGGATGGTGGATCGGATCGGCCGGAAGCTCAGCCTCATGCTGTGCTCTCTTCCCTTCGTCCTCGGGTTCATGCTGATCATATCCGCGCAGAACGTCTGGATGTTACTCTGCGGCCGCTTGTTGGCCGGGCTGGCTAGCGGAGTCACCTCACTAGTGGTCCCCGTAAGTATCGCCCAAGCGCtgtgctatattattattattattattattattattattattattattattattattattataaagggatAGGTCATTAATCTGCAGCTTGAATGTATAAGAAAAATGTTGAGTAAACTAAAAAAGTTGCACAATGAAATGGATGAGAAAATGAAGCGGTCGCCATGTCTACAGAATCCAACGAAGTCACGGTACATGAACACGTATAGTCCATGTAATGACCGCTCATTGCACGGTAACAGAATTACCTATTAATGAACCCTTATCTCATCCTTGCTCTTCTGGTTCCTCTCTGATGCCAGTGACACTTTCTGcaaatgagagggaggaaacagcagacgaatccaagatggccactgccATTGTAACTGTAAATGAGGGACACAAATAACAATGGAAAAAAAGGCCTTGCTTATAGATTGGattctttttgttttatttcatGGAAATGTTCAATAAATGTAAATGTTTTAAATGAGGAACTTCAAGTAAATTAGGAAGATGAGCATTGAAAGTTCCTTTCAGCCTGGAGTCCCACCTTAAAGTTATTCCACAGAAAGCTGAGGTAAAAATTAATCGCAGAGTTAGACATTAATAGAACAGATCCCTCAGTTGCCTAGTTATCGGTAAAAACTATAGAATACATGCACGTCCTGGCTCTTTACCATGAAATATGTTCCTTACACATgacggaggcagccattttgtaggctGTGCTAGTATTTGCGAGAAGGACTCCATTCTCAGTGAGGGTACCATGAGATTATTAAtttgtgcctcagtgatgtcactggtttgtaGCAAATTGATAGGTTGCATACTGgttcagtccacaaaatggctgcctccgcagCCACAAGATGGCTGCTTCCACGGTGTGTCACTGAAGGGTCCACTTTGATTAAAGCACCTCCCGCACATTAAAGCACCCTCATTCTGTCCAGAAAGAGATCCTCAAATCTTGATATTTGATCTATGTGAGAGACTTACATTGTAACCTGACTCGTAGGTGTATATTTCTGAGACGTCCCACTCCAGAGTACGGGGGACGTTGGGGTCCTGCGTCCAGCTAATGGTGGTCACAGGCATTGTTGGAGCCTACATTTCAGGTACTGAGcttcattttatttttaatgtctTTTTCTTCCAATACTCTCCCACAGGTGTGGTTCCACACTCGGGACTAACACAGCTTGGGCTGTACGTCTGCCCCACCTCAAATCTATACTCCTAGATAGTCAGGAGGAGATTGCGCAGGAGGTGGGGACATGGTTTCTGGTTGTTGACATCTCCTCACCATTTTGCCGTCTTTGTGATCACCAGGGATGTTCCTGGACTGGCGCTGGCTCGCTGTCTTCTGCTCCGTCCCACCGGTCCTCATGCTCCTGTTTATGTGCGTCATGCCCGAGAGTCCCCGATATCTCATCAACCAGGGCAGGCGGTCCGAGGCCTTGTCTGCTCTCCgcttcctcagaggtcctgatgtgAACCATGAATTTGAATATCGTCAGATTGAGTCTAGTGGGAATGATGAGGTATGGCCCTGTTCCTGCGTTTGCTAAACATGTATGTAATATAGACGTTTATATCACAGCTGGAATGGCCTAAACAAATCTTCACCTAAAGCATGTCTCTTTCTGAAATGTTCTTCTCTGCAACCCTGGCTAATGTATGTGATAGCTTCTTCTCTGTAGAACCCTCCCTCTGGCGGCTCGTCCTCCGCAGTCCCCTCCCTCTGGCGGCTCGTCCTCCGCAGTCCCCTCTCTCTGGCGGCTCGTCCACCGCAGTCCCCACCCTCTGGCGGCTCGTCCTCCGCAGTCCCCACCCTCTGGCGGCTCGTCCTCCGCAGTCCCCTCCCTCTGGCGGCTCGTCCTCCGCAGTCCCCTCCCTCTGGCGGCTCGTCCTCCGCAGTCCCCTCCCTCTGGCGGCTCGTCCTCCGCAGTCCCCTCCCTCTGGCGGCTCGTCCTCCGCAGTCCCCTCCCTCTGGCGGCTCGTCCTCCGCAGTCCCCTCCCTCTGGCGGCTCGTCCTCCGCAGTCCCCTCCCTCTGGCGGCTCGTCCTCCGCAGTCCCCTTTTATCTTGCTCTTAacttttttagaattttttttttatatttatatattcatgTTGTATACTCTGTTTGAAATAAATTGTCCCTGTTAAattttctattttctattttaTCCTTGTATAGAATTAACAAGGTTTTTAATCCTTTTATTGTTCCCAAATTACCATCTTAGAACACCATTGGTTGCTTAAAACCCCTATCCATTTTTTCTTATGTTCACAGTAATTCTCCATTTCTGTTCATTTAGGGGGCAGTTGACGCCCTTATATTTTGGAAGTGTCTATAATTtaattcagaggttctcaaactcggtcctcaggaccccacacggtgcatgttttgcaggtaacccagcaggtgcacaggtgtattaattactcactgacacattttaaaaggtccacaggtggagctaattatttcatttgtgattctgtgaggagacctgcaaaacatgcactgtgtgggcccccgaggaccgagtttgagaacctctgatttaattCCATTCAGTAGCTAAGAGATAATTCCCAAGTGGCGCTggtggtttaggcagcggggaagggagggttaggcaccaccggggagggttaagcaCCCACAAGTTAGGGTAGGGGGCataggagggttagggggcttactggggggctgtcgggattctgatgaacgggatgccgatgttggtattCAAACCATCAGCACCCCGTCCATCTGGAAATCATATTGAACCCGAAAAACCATTATCTCGTCCAGCCCCTTAGGGGaaaagggagagatttatcaaatcttggagagagataaagtacaaaccaatcagctcctgtaaaatGATagatgattagttggtactttatctctctccaagaattGTTAAATCTCTAAAGAGTCTAACCTGAAGATCCAGCGAGGTTTTAACTGCAGTCATTTGTTTGATCAGTCTCCCGCTCTTACAAGCATTGGGAAAAGGTCGATGATCTTATATCGGAGGACGGCCAAGTTGTGTTGGGCCTCAACAAAGTGTCTTGCGTCGGTCTCGTGCCTTATTGCTGACCAGTGTAAGGCCGTGCGTTCTTTAATAATGTTTTCTGACGGGGCAGATAGTTATATAAATGACACATTTGCTGTTGCCGGAGAGGTGATCTCTGATGTCTACATGTCTCTGTATTAGGATGATTAAATGTGTCTCCTGGTAACCTATTCCTGCATGAATGCTAGGCAGCTATAATAAGGGGGGGTACTCAATGACTTGCTACAAGGAAGTGCAACTTACCCCCAATATGGCTTACGCTGACTAATGATCTTAAAACATTGCAATCTATTGGAGATAAAATACATCCCGGAGCCGCGTCGGACTCCTTTCTGTGATATAACGTAACTGTATATATTGGTGTTCCTGTCCAATCAGAGCAGCCTGAAGATGGCAGATTTCCGGAACCCGTCCATCTATAAACCCTTCATCATCGGGATTCTGCTCATGTTCTTCCAGCAGGCCACCGGTATTAACGCCATCATGTTCTACGCGGACATGATCTTTGAAGAAGCCAATTTCAAGGTATGTGGCGCCCCCTGCTGTAGAGAATAGTAATATCTCCAGAATGAAGTCTGCCGGCTGCTCTCATTGCCTTTCTCCGTTGTTCGATGTTTTTCAGAACAGCAGTTTGGCGTCGGTCATCGTGGGGCTGGTCCAGGTGGTTTTCACCGCTGTGGCGGCGCTCATCATGGATAGAGCAGGGAGGAAGCTTCTCCTAATCATCTCAGGTATCAATACATAACCTACAGAGCCGAAGACTTGCCAGCagcatatattatattataatctaTCTCTGACTTCTGTTCTTGGAAGAAGAGTACTATGCACCTTGCTAGGAGTACCACTGTTGTAGGTCTGATCTTGTTGCTTTATGCTGTCGTGGTCACTTTGCTGTAGGCTGGGTATAGAGCTTTGATAGGTAACTTCTCCTCAGTGCTGGTGCTCCTACTCCTCAGTGCTGGTGCTTTCAGCGCTGCAGTTACCTGTATTTAGTAGCGGTAACCTCAGACTTGATTAACCATGCTAGAGTTAGACATTTATTTATAATTATAATAGGCCTGCTGGATCTGTTTTGCACACGAAGCCGGCCGCCTAATTTAAGCTGTTGGTCAGATACACTGTTCAGTACACTGCATCTAACTATATGACTATTTCTTTCAGGAACCATCATGACGATCAGCGCGACCCTGTTTGGGGTGTTCTTTAAAATCACAGAGGTGCACGTGCACAACTCCTCGGGCCCCCTGACTCTGAGCAGCGGCGGAGACCCCGCAGAGCACCTGGCATGGTTGGCGTTGGCCAGCATGGGGCTGTTTATCACTGGTGAGGTTCCACTATCTTTAATAAAGAGCGTTTTGGTTAAAAAAAACAATGCTTCTTGTGAAATTAAGAGAGAGATCATGTGCTGGCCTGCGCCCGGGTCACCAGTACTTGTGTCATTCATAGTGAGCGATGGCTACAGGAGACGCTGCGCCCGGGTCACCAGTACTTGTGTCACTCACAGTGAGCGCCGGCTACAGGAGACGCTGCGCCCGGGTCACCAGTACCTGTGTCACTCACAGTGAGCGCCGGCTACAGGAGACGCTGCGCCCGGGTCACCAGTACTTGTGTCACTCACAGTGAGCGCCGGCTACAGGAGACGCTGCGCCCGGGTCACCAGTACTTGTGTCACTCACAGTGAGCGCCGCCTACAGGAGACGCTGCGCCCGGGTCACCAATACTTGTCACTCACAGTGAGCGCCGGCTACAGGAGACGCTGCGCCCGGGTCACCAGTACCGTTATCACTCACAGTGAGCGCCGGCTACAGGAGACGCTGCGCCCGGGTCACCAGTACCTGTGTCACTCACAGTGAGCGCCGGCTACAGAAGACGCTGCGCCCGAGTCACCAGTACTTGTGTCACTCACAGTGAGCGCCGGCTACAGGAGACGCTGCGCCCGGGTCACCAGTACTTGTGTCACTCACAGTGAGCGCCGGCTACAGGAGACGCTGCGCCCGGGTCACCAGTACTTGTGTCACTCACAGTGAGCGCCGGCTACAGGAGACGCTGCGCCCGGGTCACCAGTACCTGTGTCACTCACAGTGAGCGCCGGCTACAGAAGACGCTGCGCCCGGGTCACCAGTACCTGTGTCACTCACAGTGAGCGCCGGCTACAGGAGACGTTGCGTCCGGGTCACCAGTACCTGTGTCACTCACGGTGAGCGCTACTTACAGGAG
Coding sequences within:
- the SLC2A8 gene encoding solute carrier family 2, facilitated glucose transporter member 8 isoform X1: MDSDGFEPLLDPSRSPDTESEHSRYLSKVRNGNLYLVTFAAVLGPLSFGFVLGYSSPAISDLRNADDPRLVLDKEAASWFGSIVTIGAAAGGIFGGWMVDRIGRKLSLMLCSLPFVLGFMLIISAQNVWMLLCGRLLAGLASGVTSLVVPVYISETSHSRVRGTLGSCVQLMVVTGIVGAYISGMFLDWRWLAVFCSVPPVLMLLFMCVMPESPRYLINQGRRSEALSALRFLRGPDVNHEFEYRQIESSGNDESSLKMADFRNPSIYKPFIIGILLMFFQQATGINAIMFYADMIFEEANFKNSSLASVIVGLVQVVFTAVAALIMDRAGRKLLLIISGTIMTISATLFGVFFKITEVHVHNSSGPLTLSSGGDPAEHLAWLALASMGLFITGFAIGWGPIPWLVMSEIFPLRARGVASGMCVVTNWGCAFLVTKIFHDLMDSLTSYGTFWLFAGFCGLNVVFTILCVPETKGKTLEEIESYFQRGQNRGGLGPVSNIIQ
- the SLC2A8 gene encoding solute carrier family 2, facilitated glucose transporter member 8 isoform X2, with product MVDRIGRKLSLMLCSLPFVLGFMLIISAQNVWMLLCGRLLAGLASGVTSLVVPVYISETSHSRVRGTLGSCVQLMVVTGIVGAYISGMFLDWRWLAVFCSVPPVLMLLFMCVMPESPRYLINQGRRSEALSALRFLRGPDVNHEFEYRQIESSGNDESSLKMADFRNPSIYKPFIIGILLMFFQQATGINAIMFYADMIFEEANFKNSSLASVIVGLVQVVFTAVAALIMDRAGRKLLLIISGTIMTISATLFGVFFKITEVHVHNSSGPLTLSSGGDPAEHLAWLALASMGLFITGFAIGWGPIPWLVMSEIFPLRARGVASGMCVVTNWGCAFLVTKIFHDLMDSLTSYGTFWLFAGFCGLNVVFTILCVPETKGKTLEEIESYFQRGQNRGGLGPVSNIIQ